A genome region from Hevea brasiliensis isolate MT/VB/25A 57/8 chromosome 7, ASM3005281v1, whole genome shotgun sequence includes the following:
- the LOC110644695 gene encoding uncharacterized protein LOC110644695 — MTTATAAAAAAAATTKAEVTMTSPTNSQNQAPSSPSQDPNHNQQQNPPQSNDPESPKTLTLEIPEAEHPNPQDDDPNQDDPEDIIPISPTICDPHVSSTSVATNFTAFRRGGGGGKRSKRNHHQERKYQKRLKILVGTLNPVPFVLVKALDFPSHEALLRRLGLWEFVHLQFDVNIRTDLIMQLILTFNPAGRHSYVNGCRIKVSRADLARALNLPTKKDKVDTVQELKESEESIGFMQEFVSTWLLLHEDTWMMTDDILSVTNAIKEGHFEKVDFAKLIWLMLEKELAAAPNLGNCYYASHLQKLIEHQKSDLFKEEPVKMEVDVKDDGEEEDVKISHELRVGSELEEHNIELSLGGLDNSGKDDGGKEGKEQVGDEDTMDFEESKEDEEQGQWLKSSVGGHFLRQCNLGEVGDVECEERKQKEEVGEEEEKEGEDGEEDNDEEVGFSISPKGDTLDGVNSENLIAAMEAAQIPFSSGLQIRDNVSSGDFISELQIRDNVSSGDFLASRVDTQTIPGSSSLFSNGNGNKREIEHLENDMPHHALNGGNKRIRSDGLWDMKSASDFEICMEQMEHFMGKARMLYETKEQAYQDMSMSQQLLLSELQKRDMAIQHLHKAKMEEQQKRQLEVYRLERELYTMGNLLEGYRKALKETHKAFANYRAKCPLPEEPIYKDTGSGGLVLSTIELEKECLKQVEEERQKRLLIENKIKEFEVGCITKFEAYKDGVELLGNKLLEVEKEFNVLKEIFAKRKVSEMPECPPAEE, encoded by the coding sequence ATGACCACTGCCACCGCCGCTGCAGCTGCCGCTGCCGCTACCACCAAAGCTGAAGTGACCATGACCTCTCCGACTAACTCTCAGAATCAAGCCCCAAGCTCTCCCTCACAAGATCCCAATCACAATCAACAACAAAACCCCCCACAATCAAATGATCCCGAATCCCCTAAAACCCTAACGCTAGAAATTCCGGAAGCAGAACATCCTAACCCACAAGACGATGATCCCAACCAAGATGACCCAGAAGATATCATCCCTATTTCTCCAACAATCTGCGATCCCCACGTCTCCTCCACCTCTGTTGCGACTAATTTCACCGCCTTTCGCCGCGGCGGAGGCGGCGGGAAACGTAGTAAGCGAAATCATCACCAGGAAAGGAAGTATCAGAAAAGGCTCAAAATTCTTGTTGGAACCCTTAACCCCGTACCGTTTGTGCTTGTCAAAGCCCTCGATTTCCCCTCCCATGAAGCTCTCCTAAGACGACTTGGACTATGGGAATTTGTTCACCTGCAGTTCGATGTCAACATCCGCACCGATCTTATTATGCAATTGATTCTGACATTTAACCCCGCCGGTCGCCATAGCTACGTCAACGGGTGTCGCATCAAAGTCAGCCGCGCTGATTTGGCTCGCGCATTGAATCTGCCGACGAAAAAGGATAAGGTGGACACTGTGCAAGAGTTGAAGGAGAGCGAAGAATCTATAGGATTCATGCAGGAATTCGTGTCTACTTGGTTGTTGTTGCATGAAGATACCTGGATGATGACTGACGATATTTTGAGTGTGACTAATGCGATTAAAGAAGGGCATTTTGAGAAGGTCGATTTTGCTAAGTTAATTTGGCTTATGCTCGAGAAGGAGTTGGCGGCAGCACCCAATTTAGGTAATTGTTATTATGCCTCACATTTGCAAAAACTGATAGAACATCAGAAGAGTGACTTGTTTAAGGAAGAGCCTGTTAAAATGGAGGTCGATGTGAAGGACGATGGAGAGGAGGAAGATGTGAAAATAAGTCACGAACTTCGTGTAGGATCAGAGTTGGAAGAGCATAATATTGAATTAAGTCTTGGTGGACTGGATAATTCAGGGAAAGATGATGGTGGAAAAGAGGGAAAGGAACAAGTGGGTGATGAGGATACTATGGATTTTGAGGAAAGTAAGGAGGATGAAGAACAGGGGCAGTGGCTAAAGAGCAGCGTGGGTGGGCATTTTCTGCGGCAATGTAATCTTGGTGAAGTTGGGGATGTGGAATGTGAGGAGAGAAAGCAGAAAGAAGAGGTGggagaagaagaggaaaaagaaggTGAAGATGGAGAAGAAGATAATGATGAGGAAGTGGGCTTTAGTATTTCACCGAAAGGGGATACTTTGGATGGTGTAAATTCTGAGAATCTAATTGCAGCCATGGAGGCAGCACAAATTCCTTTTAGTTCAGGGTTACAAATTCGTGATAATGTGTCCTCAGGGGACTTTATTTCAGAGTTACAAATTCGTGATAATGTGTCCTCAGGGGACTTTCTTGCATCTAGGGTTGATACACAAACAATTCCTGGTAGTTCATCACTTTTCAGTAACGGTAATGGAAATAAGAGGGAAATTGAGCATCTTGAGAATGATATGCCCCATCATGCACTTAATGGGGGTAATAAGAGGATTAGGAGTGATGGACTTTGGGATATGAAATCAGCATCCGATTTTGAAATTTGTATGGAGCAAATGGAACATTTTATGGGGAAAGCTAGGATGTTGTATGAGACAAAGGAGCAGGCTTACCAAGATATGAGTATGAGTCAACAGTTGTTGCTTAGTGAGTTGCAGAAGCGGGATATGGCGATTCAGCATTTACACAAGGCCAAGATGGAGGAGcaacaaaaaaggcagttagagGTTTATAGGCTTGAACGTGAATTATATACGATGGGAAATCTTTTAGAAGGATATAGAAAGGCTTTGAAGGAGACGCACAAGGCATTTGCTAATTATCGAGCAAAATGCCCACTGCCTGAAGAACCAATTTACAAGGATACTGGGTCTGGGGGACTTGTTTTGAGCACCATAGAATTGGAGAAGGAGTGTTTGAAACAAGTGGAAGAAGAAAGGCAAAAACGTTTGCTGATTGAGAACAAGATTAAGGAATTTGAGGTAGGTTGTATTACTAAATTTGAAGCATATAAAGATGGGGTGGAGTTACTGGGTAACAAGTTACTGGAGGTTGAAAAGGAATTCAATGTCTTGAAGGAAATATTTGCAAAACGGAAGGTTTCAGAGATGCCAGAATGTCCTCCTGCTGAAGAATGA
- the LOC110644700 gene encoding ABC transporter G family member 10-like — FCKHIRHCVHARLRLRGKAIFKLLHLGLRLLKELGLEHDANVRIGSETSWGISGVEKRRVSIGVDQAHDPPILLIDEPTSGLYSASALHVVMLLKSMATKQSKTILLTTINLVSQIRILELFDQILLSNGTVVHQGSLHLL; from the coding sequence TTTTGTAAGCACATCCGCCACTGTGTACATGCTCGTCTCCGGTTGAGAGGCAAGGCGATTTTCAAACTGCTGCATCTAGGGTTAAGGCTGCTGAAAGAGCTTGGATTGGAGCATGATGCCAATGTGAGAATTGGCAGTGAAACAAGCTGGGGCATTTCAGGAGTTGAGAAGCGTAGAGTATCCATCGGTGTAGATCAAGCTCATGACCCTCCTATTCTTCTAATCGATGAACCAACATCAGGACTGTATTCAGCATCAGCTCTTCATGTAGTTATGTTGCTCAAATCTATGGCTACGAAGCAGAGTAAAACAATTTTGTTAACTACCATCAACCTGGTTTCCCAAATCCGAATCCTTGAGCTGTTTGATCAGATCCTATTGTCAAATGGCACTGTTGTTCACCAAGGATCTCTGCATCTCCTTTAG
- the LOC110644698 gene encoding transcription factor bHLH30: MLAMEPRSGSSSVHTSDLEGLCDGFSMNSGFEAKTRDGSCSTSSLVLDSQRGELVEATVRVGRGGVSAERSIVALRNHCEAERKRRARINAHLDTLRSMVPGANKMDKASLLSEVVSHLQELKRSAAEASEGLLMPTDIDEVRVEGQENGLDVGPYLIRVSLSCDYKPGLLSDLRQALDSLHLIVMKAEIATLEGRMKNVFVMTGCKEGHCEDTEVQQLLVSSVHQTIRSILDKFSASHEFSIKSTFSHKSRRISLFDPSFSSSSGDLW, encoded by the exons ATGTTAGCAATGGAACCTCGTTCTGGGAGCTCAAGCGTGCATACCTCTGATTTGGAGGGATTGTGTGATGGGTTTTCTATGAATTCTGGCTTTGAAGCCAAAACAAGAGATGGGTCATGTTCAACTTCTTCCTTGGTTTTGGATAGTCAGAGGGGCGAGCTTGTGGAGGCTACTGTGAGAGTAGGGAGAGGGGGGGTGTCTGCAGAGAGAAGCATTGTGGCCTTGAGAAATCATTGTGAAGCAGAGAGGAAGCGTAGAGCTAGAATTAATGCTCATCTCGATACTCTTAGGAGCATGGTACCGGGTGCCAACAAG ATGGACAAGGCATCATTGCTTTCTGAAGTTGTAAGCCATCTGCAAGAACTAAAAAGGAGTGCTGCAGAAGCTAGTGAAGGTCTTCTCATGCCAACGGATATTGATGAAGTAAGAGTAGAAGGACAAGAGAATGGATTGGATGTTGGCCCTTATTTAATCAGGGTATCATTGAGCTGTGATTATAAGCCTGGACTTCTATCTGATTTGAGACAAGCACTTGATTCACTCCATTTGATAGTAATGAAGGCAGAGATTGCAACCTTGGAAGGCAGGATGAAGAATGTTTTTGTGATGACGGGCTGCAAAGAAGGGCATTGTGAAGATACTGAAGTACAGCAATTGCTTGTAAGCTCTGTCCACCAGACCATCAGATCCATACTTGACAAATTTTCTGCTTCACATGAGTTCTCGATAAAATCCACATTTTCACACAAAAGTCGAAGGATTTCTCTGTTTGATCCTTCCTTCTCATCTTCATCAGGAGATCTGTGGTGA